From Cellulomonas oligotrophica, a single genomic window includes:
- a CDS encoding quinone-dependent dihydroorotate dehydrogenase, which yields MYRLLFDLALRRLDPERAHGLAFGLIRAVAAVPGLRRLVALPFAPPPGAAVEVWGRRFPSAMGVAAGFDKDAHGVEGLTMLGFGFVEVGTVTPRPQPGNERPRLWRVLDQHGLRNRMGFNNEGAEVVARRLRRLRATPRGRSLVVGVNIGKNRTTAAQDAAADYAACARLLAPWADYLVVNVSSPNTPGLRDLQAVEQLRPLLEATRAAADEATAGAGRPRVPVLVKIAPDLTDADVDAVADLVLDLGLDGVVAVNTTIAHDLGPGGLSGPPVRARGIDVVARLRARLGDDVVVVGVGGISTPADAREYLAVGATLVQGYTGFIYEGPAYATRIARALAADAALARTGQDA from the coding sequence GTGTACCGGCTGCTCTTCGACCTCGCCCTGCGCCGCCTGGACCCCGAGCGCGCGCACGGGCTCGCCTTCGGCCTGATCCGGGCCGTCGCGGCCGTCCCCGGGCTGCGCCGGCTCGTGGCGCTGCCGTTCGCGCCGCCGCCGGGCGCCGCCGTCGAGGTCTGGGGGCGCCGGTTCCCGTCCGCGATGGGCGTGGCCGCGGGGTTCGACAAGGACGCCCACGGCGTCGAGGGCCTGACGATGCTCGGCTTCGGGTTCGTCGAGGTCGGCACGGTCACCCCGCGCCCCCAGCCCGGCAACGAGCGTCCCCGGCTGTGGCGCGTGCTCGACCAGCACGGCCTGCGCAACCGGATGGGCTTCAACAACGAGGGCGCCGAGGTCGTCGCCCGGCGCCTGCGTCGTCTGCGGGCCACGCCCCGCGGGCGGTCGCTCGTCGTCGGCGTCAACATCGGCAAGAACCGGACGACGGCCGCGCAGGACGCCGCCGCCGACTACGCCGCCTGCGCCCGGCTCCTCGCCCCCTGGGCGGACTACCTCGTCGTCAACGTGTCGTCCCCGAACACGCCGGGCCTGCGGGACCTGCAGGCCGTCGAGCAGCTCCGGCCGCTCCTCGAGGCGACCCGCGCCGCCGCCGACGAGGCCACGGCGGGTGCCGGGCGCCCGCGGGTCCCCGTGCTGGTGAAGATCGCCCCCGACCTGACCGACGCCGACGTCGACGCGGTCGCCGACCTCGTGCTCGACCTCGGGCTCGACGGCGTGGTCGCGGTCAACACCACGATCGCCCACGACCTCGGCCCCGGCGGGCTCTCCGGGCCGCCCGTGCGCGCCCGCGGCATCGACGTCGTGGCCCGCCTGCGCGCCCGGCTCGGCGACGACGTCGTGGTCGTCGGCGTCGGCGGGATCAGCACGCCCGCGGACGCGCGCGAGTACCTCGCCGTGGGGGCCACGCTCGTGCAGGGGTACACGGGGTTCATCTACGAGGGCCCGGCGTACGCGACCCGCATCGCCCGCGCCCTGGCCGCCGACGCGGCGCTCGCACGGACGGGGCAGGACGCGTGA